A window of Dromiciops gliroides isolate mDroGli1 chromosome X, mDroGli1.pri, whole genome shotgun sequence contains these coding sequences:
- the SPRY3 gene encoding protein sprouty homolog 3 → MDAPITDDFPQTLPIEQLCSIHVSNEYVERPAISCQQTLSSSSLAQQAHKSDWSLSTLPSDLPRSLSQCRQLQLLPQHLSQPSLASSLSHTTITSDQRLLSSITPSPSDHSLICTQPQAGALKVEESQKGAAEKLSLHTGGHLFICEECGRCKCIRCTATRTLPSCWLCKQRCLCSPESLLDYSTCLCCVKGIFYHCSTDDEDNCADEPCSCGPGSCCARWAAMSLLSLVMPCLCLYPPARGCLKLCQQGYDGLRRPGCRCKSHTNTVCRKISSSSGASFPRTMEKPV, encoded by the coding sequence ATGGATGCCCCAATAACAGACGATTTTCCTCAAACCCTGCCCATTGAGCAACTCTGCTCCATCCATGTCAGCAATGAGTATGTGGAACGACCTGCCATCTCCTGCCAACAGACCCTGTCCagttcttcccttgcccagcaGGCTCACAAGTCCGACTGGTCCCTGTCTACTCTACCCTCTGATCTGCCTCGAAGCCTCAGCCAATGCCGCCAGCTTCAGCTGTTGCCGCAGCATCTGAGCCAACCCAGCCTTGCCAGCTCCTTATCCCACACCACCATCACCTCCGACCAAAGGCTTCTGAGCAGCATCACTCCATCACCCTCGGATCACTCCCTTATCTGTACCCAGCCTCAAGCTGGGGCCTTGAAAGTGGAGGAGTCTCAGAAAGGTGCAGCAGAGAAGCTGTCCCTCCATACTGGTGGGCACCTCTTCATTTGTGAAGAGTGTGGCCGTTGCAAATGCATCCGCTGCACGGCCACACGCACCCTACCCTCCTGCTGGCTCTGCAAGCAGCGCTGCCTCTGCTCCCCAGAGAGCCTGCTCGACTACAGCACATGCCTCTGCTGCGTCAAGGGTATCTTTTACCACTGCTCCACAGACGACGAAGACAACTGTGCTGATGAGCCCTGCTCCTGTGGGCCTGGATCCTGCTGTGCCCGCTGGGCGGCCATGAGCCTCCTGTCACTGGTCATGCCTTGCCTGTGCTTGTACCCTCCAGCTCGAGGATGTCTCAAGTTGTGCCAGCAAGGCTACGATGGCCTCCGGAGACCAGGCTGCCGATGCAAGAGCCACACCAACACTGTTTGCAGAAAGATCTCCTCTTCCAGCGGAGCCTCCTTCCCCAGGACCATGGAGAAGCCGGTGTAA